GAATCTATGCCGACAATGTGGAGAAGAGCCTAGGAAAGGGTAAGAAATGGGAAAGAAAATATATAATTCGGAGGTGACGAATCCTTAGATTATCTCAGGACAGGTCCTTCCCTTTGGTGAAACGATTTTAAACTTTATCTATGGGCTGAAGTTTTGTTTTTTCTTTTTTAAAATGAGGAAGCCAAAAAATCCAAGGAGAAGTATTGCGGCGACAACAACTGTCGGGGAGATTGACCGTGAGGTGTTATTTATACTTTTAACATCATCAATTTTTCCCCACCCTGCATTTTCGGCGGCGATATCAAATTTTTCTATGGCTGATAAACCATTGAAATCCGCAGAAATTTTTTCACCGGCATTTACATCAACAGTTTGATTAGTCTGCTTTGATTTGAAGGTAACGACACCTTCGATAACTTTTATCGAAGAAGCGCCTTTAACTTGCTCCAACACTAAAGTAGTACCCTTGATACCGGCGACTGCTTGACCCATTTCGACTTCCATGGTGCCATTGGTGAGCATCTTCTTAAAATTTATCCACAAGTGACCGGAAACCAAACCAAGCTTTGTTTCCTGCTCCGGAGGGGTTTTAACAATAACTTCGGTGCTGGACTTTATTCGAAAAGTGGTCATATCTTCGAATTGAAGGACTGCAAAACTGTCGGCTCCGGTAAGAATATGATCGTTAACCAATAATTTTGCTTTTGGAGTAGCTGGTGTCCAATCTTGAGATTTACCGTCTTTGTAGCAGTGGGCCAGACTTACTTCACCGGTAAGGGAGTTAAAACGGGCCCGGGAATCGACCGGATCGTCATATTCAAAGCAACCGCAAATCACTTCTTGACAGTTGCTAACAGCAGTCCAGGAATTACTGAAATTATCGGTTTGAGTAAATGCCACATGATCAACCATTTTTTTGTCTTTCCAATTGGTTTT
The sequence above is a segment of the Candidatus Shapirobacteria bacterium genome. Coding sequences within it:
- a CDS encoding FecR family protein; protein product: MVKIPIFLSSLICLLCFLFSTTSSFASFPFDTEKFLPPPTTVNVQFGRLDLDKYYVVSVSGIWDAISNKLDLNISDSGTFSKTVTVDNKRHSADKFIGGVTPEDGVFTLSGTYKKGHISGQWSYELSIPPREGWKYPESYVGSGTFYTTQPISESSGAGIIEGSLTLNKTNWKDKKMVDHVAFTQTDNFSNSWTAVSNCQEVICGCFEYDDPVDSRARFNSLTGEVSLAHCYKDGKSQDWTPATPKAKLLVNDHILTGADSFAVLQFEDMTTFRIKSSTEVIVKTPPEQETKLGLVSGHLWINFKKMLTNGTMEVEMGQAVAGIKGTTLVLEQVKGASSIKVIEGVVTFKSKQTNQTVDVNAGEKISADFNGLSAIEKFDIAAENAGWGKIDDVKSINNTSRSISPTVVVAAILLLGFFGFLILKKKKQNFSP